The Serratia rhizosphaerae genome has a segment encoding these proteins:
- a CDS encoding IclR family transcriptional regulator: MSESPIARDDERTRGIQVIARAAKILNALGEKPNGMSLGEIAQRVDLPRSTVQRIVGALDDAQLVRSHGSVGGVRLGPALLRLITNVHTDVVAIAQPWLQALSDATGETVSLARANGLQLAVVHYIVAERELRVVPRLGMNLPLYSTSGGRALLALDNDDAARTLLGEAYPAITDLTVRDFPALMTRLAEIRRTGLAYDRGETLEGISTMAVAIDTILGRFSISLLIPGPRLQKNEAHYRTEILKCKEALIDEIGKVALRDE, encoded by the coding sequence ATGTCTGAATCGCCAATAGCCCGCGACGACGAAAGGACGAGGGGTATTCAGGTCATCGCTCGCGCAGCGAAGATCCTCAACGCGTTGGGCGAAAAGCCAAACGGTATGAGTTTGGGCGAGATCGCCCAGCGGGTCGATCTGCCGCGTTCTACGGTGCAGCGTATTGTCGGCGCGCTGGACGATGCTCAGCTGGTACGCAGCCACGGCAGCGTCGGCGGGGTACGTCTGGGGCCGGCGCTGCTGCGTCTGATTACCAACGTGCATACCGACGTGGTGGCGATCGCCCAGCCCTGGCTGCAGGCGCTGAGCGATGCGACCGGGGAAACCGTGTCGCTGGCGCGGGCCAACGGCCTGCAGCTGGCGGTGGTGCACTATATTGTTGCCGAGCGCGAGCTGCGCGTGGTGCCGCGGTTGGGCATGAACCTGCCGCTGTACAGCACCTCCGGCGGCCGGGCGCTGCTGGCGCTGGATAACGACGATGCGGCCCGCACGCTGCTGGGTGAGGCCTACCCGGCGATTACTGATTTAACGGTGCGTGATTTTCCCGCGCTGATGACGCGTCTGGCGGAGATTCGCCGAACCGGGCTGGCTTACGATCGCGGTGAGACGCTGGAAGGCATCTCCACCATGGCGGTGGCGATCGACACCATCCTGGGGCGTTTCTCCATCAGCCTGTTGATCCCCGGCCCGCGCCTGCAGAAAAATGAGGCGCATTACCGGACTGAAATTCTGAAGTGCAAAGAGGCGCTGATCGATGAAATCGGCAAAGTGGCGCTGCGTGATGAATAG
- a CDS encoding MFS transporter, translating to MTTQPAAAPPPHPFTLRLALGLVGVLIAALTSGLNDRISSLALADIRAAIGIDYDTGSWITSAYQAAEVAAMMVAPWLAVTFSLRRFALIVITGFAAVGILQPFATGAAPFITLRVIQGLFGGALPPLLMTVALRFLPPQIKLYGLAAYALTATFGPNVAASLTALWTDSVGWQFAFWQVVPLCLIAALLIGWGLPQDPLRLERLKQADLFGMLTGCSGIALLLLALTQGERLDWLNSPLIGAMLLASAALLVVFLINEWFHPLPLFKLQMLERRNLAFGLLALAAVLTLSLSGSSLPSAYFAQVEGFRTTQFAPLALAVGLPQLIIAPFIAMLLNWRWVDSRWMLALGAGAMMLSCLMGMQLTAEWARQNFWLIQALQAFGQPMMILPILMGSTSVVAPPEGPFASAMFNTVRGFSSVAAGVFVTHFLDRREQFHSHILVDQLGNRPWLMTAATGDSAGYSTPLLPDGTVSSAENLGHFSTLVKHQALILGISDAYLLIIGCALLLVLLTLWLPKRVYPPQTLLPLAPKTSRS from the coding sequence ATGACAACCCAGCCTGCGGCCGCGCCGCCGCCGCACCCTTTTACCCTGCGTTTAGCGCTGGGGTTAGTCGGCGTGCTGATTGCCGCGTTGACGTCCGGATTGAACGATCGTATCTCCAGTCTGGCGCTGGCGGATATCCGCGCGGCGATCGGCATTGATTATGACACGGGCAGCTGGATCACCTCCGCCTATCAGGCCGCCGAAGTGGCGGCGATGATGGTAGCGCCCTGGCTGGCCGTCACCTTTTCCCTGCGGCGCTTCGCCCTGATCGTCATCACCGGCTTCGCTGCGGTGGGCATACTGCAGCCCTTCGCCACCGGCGCCGCGCCGTTTATTACCCTGCGGGTGATTCAGGGACTGTTCGGCGGCGCACTGCCACCGCTGCTGATGACGGTGGCGCTGCGCTTTCTGCCGCCTCAAATAAAACTGTACGGCCTGGCCGCCTATGCGCTGACCGCCACCTTCGGGCCTAACGTCGCCGCATCGCTGACGGCGCTGTGGACCGACAGCGTCGGCTGGCAGTTCGCTTTTTGGCAGGTGGTGCCGCTGTGTTTGATCGCCGCCCTGCTGATCGGCTGGGGGCTGCCGCAGGATCCGCTGCGGCTGGAGCGGCTGAAGCAGGCCGATCTGTTCGGCATGCTGACCGGCTGCAGCGGTATTGCGCTGCTGCTGTTGGCGCTCACCCAGGGGGAACGGCTGGACTGGCTGAATTCGCCGTTGATCGGCGCCATGCTGCTGGCCTCCGCCGCGCTGCTGGTCGTTTTCCTGATTAATGAGTGGTTTCACCCGCTGCCGCTGTTCAAGCTGCAGATGCTGGAACGCAGAAACCTGGCTTTCGGCCTGCTGGCGCTCGCCGCAGTGCTGACGCTGTCGCTGTCCGGCTCGTCACTGCCGTCCGCCTATTTCGCACAGGTGGAAGGGTTCCGCACCACCCAGTTTGCACCGCTGGCGCTGGCCGTCGGCCTGCCGCAGCTGATTATCGCGCCGTTTATCGCCATGCTGCTGAACTGGCGCTGGGTCGACAGCCGCTGGATGCTGGCCCTGGGCGCCGGCGCGATGATGCTCTCCTGCCTGATGGGCATGCAGCTGACCGCCGAATGGGCGCGGCAGAACTTCTGGCTAATCCAGGCGCTGCAGGCGTTCGGCCAGCCGATGATGATCTTGCCGATCCTGATGGGCTCAACCAGCGTGGTGGCGCCGCCGGAAGGGCCGTTCGCCTCCGCCATGTTCAATACCGTGCGCGGTTTTTCCAGCGTGGCGGCCGGCGTATTCGTCACCCACTTCCTCGACCGGCGCGAGCAGTTCCATTCGCACATTCTGGTCGACCAACTGGGCAACCGCCCATGGCTGATGACCGCCGCCACCGGCGACAGCGCCGGCTACAGTACGCCGCTGCTGCCCGACGGCACCGTCAGCTCGGCGGAAAACCTCGGCCATTTTTCAACGCTGGTGAAACATCAGGCGCTGATCCTCGGCATCAGCGATGCCTATTTACTGATCATCGGCTGCGCGCTGTTGCTGGTACTGCTGACCCTCTGGCTGCCAAAACGCGTCTACCCGCCGCAAACGCTGTTACCTTTAGCTCCTAAAACATCGAGATCCTAA
- the sbcB gene encoding exodeoxyribonuclease I: MKNNSRQNTFYIHDYETFGKSPSLDRPAQFAGVRTDMDFNIIEEPLVIYCTPADDYLPDPEAVMITGITPQEALAKGVCEAEFARQINEAFSVPGTCILGYNNIRFDDEVSRNIFYRNFHDPYAYSWQNGNSRWDLLDVMRACYALRPEGIVWPENDEGFPSFRLEHLTRANGVEHEQAHDAMSDVYATIAMAKLLKQAQPRLFDYLLQHRNKHKLNALIDIAEMTPLVHVSGMFGAARSNTSWIAPLAWHPENKNAVIVCDLAGDISPLLDLNADQLRERLYTRRDQLAADQPPAPIKLVHINKCPVLAPAKTLLPENAERLGIDRQACLDNLQILRQHPEVREKVVALYAEAEPFTPADDVDAKLYDGFFSDADKAAMKIILQTKPQNLPALDLAFGDGRMKELLFRYRARNYPNTLDDAEQQRWLQHRREVLNAERVQAYILQLEALYNLHEGDNAKMAQLKALFDYGKQLVG; encoded by the coding sequence GTGAAAAACAACAGCAGACAGAATACGTTTTACATCCACGACTATGAGACCTTTGGCAAAAGTCCGTCGCTGGATCGTCCAGCCCAGTTTGCCGGCGTGCGCACCGATATGGACTTCAATATCATCGAAGAGCCGCTGGTGATCTACTGCACCCCGGCGGATGACTACCTGCCGGATCCGGAAGCGGTGATGATTACCGGTATTACGCCGCAGGAGGCGCTGGCCAAAGGCGTTTGCGAAGCCGAGTTTGCCCGTCAGATCAACGAAGCCTTCAGCGTTCCCGGCACCTGTATCCTCGGCTACAACAATATTCGTTTCGACGATGAGGTCAGCCGCAATATTTTTTACCGCAACTTCCACGATCCTTATGCCTACAGCTGGCAAAACGGTAATTCACGCTGGGATCTGCTGGATGTGATGCGCGCCTGTTACGCTCTGCGGCCAGAGGGAATTGTCTGGCCGGAAAATGACGAGGGCTTCCCCAGCTTCCGTCTGGAGCACCTGACCCGCGCCAACGGCGTCGAGCATGAACAGGCGCACGACGCGATGTCGGACGTGTATGCCACCATTGCCATGGCCAAGCTGCTGAAGCAGGCGCAGCCGCGCCTGTTCGACTACCTGCTGCAGCACCGCAACAAGCACAAGCTGAATGCGTTGATCGACATTGCCGAGATGACGCCGCTGGTGCACGTTTCCGGCATGTTCGGCGCGGCACGCAGCAACACCAGCTGGATCGCGCCGCTGGCCTGGCACCCGGAGAATAAAAATGCGGTGATCGTCTGCGATCTGGCCGGCGACATCTCCCCGCTGCTGGATCTGAATGCCGATCAGTTGCGCGAACGCTTATATACCCGCCGCGACCAGCTGGCGGCCGATCAGCCGCCGGCGCCGATCAAACTGGTGCATATCAATAAATGCCCGGTGCTGGCGCCGGCCAAAACCCTGCTGCCGGAAAATGCCGAACGGCTGGGCATCGATCGCCAGGCCTGCCTGGATAACCTGCAGATTCTGCGTCAGCACCCGGAAGTCCGCGAGAAAGTGGTAGCGCTGTATGCCGAAGCGGAGCCCTTCACCCCGGCCGACGACGTCGACGCCAAACTGTACGATGGTTTCTTCAGCGATGCCGATAAAGCGGCGATGAAAATCATTTTGCAAACCAAGCCGCAAAACCTGCCGGCGCTGGATCTGGCCTTTGGCGACGGCCGCATGAAGGAGTTGCTGTTCCGCTACCGCGCACGCAACTATCCGAACACGCTGGACGATGCCGAACAACAACGCTGGCTGCAGCACCGTCGGGAAGTGCTCAACGCCGAGCGGGTGCAGGCCTATATTCTGCAGTTGGAAGCGCTGTATAACCTGCATGAAGGCGACAACGCCAAAATGGCGCAGCTAAAAGCGCTGTTTGATTATGGTAAGCAGCTGGTCGGGTAA
- a CDS encoding universal stress protein — protein sequence MKTLLVAVDNSDATQYVLALAAEQARAQQAQVLAVCCIDAGYALLVNGDEEGGEDPADFAYANDEQQAAETVVRQALAVLSEAGVSASGKVLVGEPAEAIVAEAKAQKAAMIVMGRRQMSSFNRLLKGSCSVAVVEHAPCPVLIDVRIDE from the coding sequence ATGAAAACGTTGTTGGTGGCGGTGGATAATTCGGACGCGACGCAATATGTATTGGCCCTGGCCGCCGAACAGGCGCGGGCGCAGCAGGCGCAGGTGCTGGCGGTATGCTGTATTGATGCGGGTTATGCATTGTTGGTGAACGGCGATGAAGAGGGCGGCGAAGACCCGGCCGATTTTGCCTATGCCAATGACGAGCAGCAGGCGGCTGAAACGGTGGTGCGGCAGGCGCTGGCGGTGCTGAGCGAGGCCGGCGTCAGTGCCAGCGGCAAGGTGCTGGTCGGCGAGCCGGCGGAAGCGATTGTCGCGGAAGCGAAGGCGCAGAAGGCGGCGATGATCGTGATGGGGCGTCGCCAGATGTCATCCTTTAACCGCCTGTTGAAAGGTTCGTGCAGCGTGGCGGTGGTCGAACATGCGCCTTGCCCGGTGCTGATCGACGTGCGCATTGACGAATAA